From a region of the Hypanus sabinus isolate sHypSab1 chromosome 2, sHypSab1.hap1, whole genome shotgun sequence genome:
- the sptssb gene encoding serine palmitoyltransferase small subunit B isoform X1: MQPEPSGIFGCASLLAADTHPCSTVQYFYRQTAPCLKQKCQILTSLSRALAAMVQHLSPCIFVCRLISPHTVREMDVKGLKETLAWLYYQYLLITCSYVLEPWEQTIFNSVLFIIVAMVLYTAYVFIPIHIRLALEFFSGLGGGPTESTIAIMT, translated from the exons ATGCAGCCCGAGCCTTCAGGGATCTTCGGCtgtgcttcactgttggctgcagacactcatccatgTAGCACTGTCCAGTACTTCTACAGACAAACTGCCCCCTGCTTGAAACAAAAATGTCAAATTTTGACTAGTCTgtccagagcacttgctgccatGGTTCAGCACCTCAGTCCTTGTATTTTTGTGTGTAG GTTAATATCCCcccacacagtgagagagatggatgTGAAAGGCTTGAAGGAAACCCTGGCCTGGCTATATTACCAATATCTACTTATCACATGTAGTTATGTGCTGGAGCCCTGGGAACAGACAATTTTCAATTCAGTTTTGTTCATCATCGTGGCAATGGTTCTATATACAGCATATGTCTTCATTCCAATTCACATTCGACTGGCACTGGAGTTCTTTTCTGGCCTAGGTGGAGGCCCAACGGAAAGCACAATTGCAATCATGACTTGA
- the sptssb gene encoding serine palmitoyltransferase small subunit B isoform X2, producing MDVKGLKETLAWLYYQYLLITCSYVLEPWEQTIFNSVLFIIVAMVLYTAYVFIPIHIRLALEFFSGLGGGPTESTIAIMT from the coding sequence atggatgTGAAAGGCTTGAAGGAAACCCTGGCCTGGCTATATTACCAATATCTACTTATCACATGTAGTTATGTGCTGGAGCCCTGGGAACAGACAATTTTCAATTCAGTTTTGTTCATCATCGTGGCAATGGTTCTATATACAGCATATGTCTTCATTCCAATTCACATTCGACTGGCACTGGAGTTCTTTTCTGGCCTAGGTGGAGGCCCAACGGAAAGCACAATTGCAATCATGACTTGA